In the Microtus pennsylvanicus isolate mMicPen1 chromosome 6, mMicPen1.hap1, whole genome shotgun sequence genome, one interval contains:
- the Chst4 gene encoding carbohydrate sulfotransferase 4: MILPKKGKLLLFLGSQMIIAALFFHTFRHMGFVQNEEESRRPVHVLVLSSWRSGSSFVGQVFGQHPDVFYLMEPAWHVWMSFTSSTAWKLHMAARDLLRSVFLCDMSVFDAYMKPGPRKQSSLFQWEQSRALCSSPVCDFFSSDQISSPEPCKRLCSQKPFDMVEKACGSHSHVVLKEVRFFNLQALYPLLTDPSLNLHIVHLIRDPRAVFRSREHTRGDLMIDSRIVLGEHLKTIKEEDYPYYTMQIICKSHVDIIKAIQALPEALQQRFLLLRYEDLVREPLAQTSRLYKFVGLKFLPHLQTWVHNVTRGKSMNQPSFATNARNALNISQAWRWSLPYEKVSRLQDVCSEAMDLLGYLPAKSKQEQGNLLLDLLSSPHTSGQL; encoded by the coding sequence ATGATACTGCCTAAGAAAGGGAAGCTGCTGCTGTTCCTGGGTTCCCAGATGATAATTGCTGCGCTCTTCTTCCATACGTTCAGACATATGGGCTTTGTCCAGAACGAAGAAGAGTCCAGGAGGCCCGTGCATGTGCTGGTCCTGTCTTCCTGGCGGTCAGGATCCTCTTTTGTGGGGCAGGTTTTTGGGCAACACCCAGATGTCTTCTACCTGATGGAGCCGGCCTGGCACGTGTGGATGAGTTTCACCAGCAGCACAGCCTGGAAGCTGCACATGGCTGCGCGGGACCTACTGCGTTCGGTCTTCCTGTGTGACATGAGCGTCTTTGACGCCTACATGAAGCCAGGCCCCCGAAAACAGTCCAGCCTCTTCCAATGGGAGCAAAGCCGGGCCCTGTGCTCATCACCTGTCTGTGACTTCTTCTCCAGTGACCAGATCAGCTCGCCTGAGCCTTGTAAGCGCCTCTGTTCCCAGAAACCCTTTGATATGGTGGAGAAGGCCTGCGGCTCTCACAGTCACGTGGTACTCAAGGAGGTGCGCTTCTTCAACCTGCAGGCCCTTTACCCACTTCTCACAGACCCTTCCCTCAACCTGCACATCGTACACCTGATCCGAGACCCCCGGGCTGTGTTCCGATCTCGGGAACACACCAGAGGGGACCTCATGATTGATAGTCGCATTGTGCTGGGGGAACATTTGAAAACGATCAAGGAGGAAGATTACCCCTATTATACCATGCAGATCATCTGCAAAAGCCACGTGGACATAATCAAGGCCATCCAAGCCCTGCCTGAGGCTCTACAACAGCGCTTCCTGCTCCTGAGGTATGAGGACCTGGTTCGGGAACCGCTGGCCCAGACCTCCAGGTTATACAAATTTGTGGGGTTGAAATTCTTGCCCCATCTCCAAACCTGGGTTCACAACGTCACTCGTGGCAAAAGTATGAATCAGCCTTCCTTTGCCACTAATGCCAGGAATGCCCTGAACATCTCCCAGGCATGGCGTTGGTCCTTGCCTTATGAAAAGGTTTCTCGGCTTCAAGATGTCTGTAGTGAGGCTATGGATTTGCTGGGCTACCTCCCAGCCAAATCCAAACAAGAGCAAGGGAACCTGTTACTGGATCTTTTGTCTTCTCCACACACCTCGGGGCAACTCTAG